A region of Elusimicrobiota bacterium DNA encodes the following proteins:
- the acsC gene encoding acetyl-CoA decarbonylase/synthase complex subunit gamma — translation MALSGLDIYKHLPKTNCKKCGFPTCLAFAMALAGKKTTLDKCPDVTEQAKQLLESASLPPMATITIGEGEKKVEIGGETVLFRHEKTFYHPTAIAVSVADNEPNLSTKIEKIKKLQFERVGMLVSIDLVAVKNVSNDISKFADISKELSDKIKLPLILISENPTAIDEVLKNISQKKPLIYCATEKQSEQMFGLAKKYKVPICVYGENIEKLVSLSQKASSSGIKDIVLDCGSRELSKCVQDFTQIRRLALKKNFRPLGYPVLAFAKDIFEASTYITKYANILVVETDKVEDILPLITLRLNIYTDPQKPIMMEPKLYTIGTPDAQSPFLVTTNFSLTFFTVVPEVENSKMPAWLLVCDSDGMSVLTAWAADKFNAEIVDTWMKKTEIASKVSHKKIIIPGYVSVMSGKLEDTTGWQVLVGPKEASGIPKYLKTVWK, via the coding sequence ATGGCGCTTTCAGGGCTTGATATTTACAAACATCTGCCAAAAACAAATTGTAAAAAATGTGGATTCCCTACCTGTCTGGCATTTGCAATGGCACTCGCTGGAAAAAAAACTACGCTGGATAAATGTCCGGATGTAACTGAACAGGCAAAACAACTTTTAGAGTCCGCATCGCTTCCACCAATGGCAACAATCACAATTGGCGAAGGTGAAAAAAAAGTAGAAATCGGTGGCGAGACAGTGCTTTTCCGTCATGAAAAAACATTCTATCATCCAACAGCGATTGCTGTATCTGTCGCCGATAACGAGCCCAATCTTTCAACTAAAATAGAAAAAATAAAAAAACTTCAGTTTGAAAGAGTTGGAATGCTGGTTAGCATAGACCTTGTTGCGGTTAAAAATGTTTCAAATGATATATCAAAATTCGCAGATATATCAAAAGAACTTTCTGATAAAATAAAATTGCCTTTAATTCTTATTAGTGAAAATCCGACGGCAATAGATGAGGTGCTGAAAAATATTTCTCAAAAAAAACCACTGATTTATTGTGCAACTGAAAAGCAATCCGAACAAATGTTCGGATTGGCAAAAAAGTATAAAGTACCGATTTGCGTATATGGAGAAAATATTGAAAAACTTGTTTCACTTTCTCAAAAGGCATCTTCATCAGGTATTAAAGATATTGTGCTTGATTGCGGTTCTCGGGAACTATCAAAATGTGTGCAGGATTTTACACAAATCAGACGGCTGGCACTAAAAAAGAATTTTAGACCGCTTGGCTATCCTGTCCTTGCATTTGCCAAAGATATATTTGAAGCGTCAACATATATTACAAAATATGCGAACATACTTGTTGTAGAAACCGATAAAGTTGAAGATATCCTGCCGTTGATTACACTTCGGCTTAATATCTATACTGACCCGCAGAAACCTATAATGATGGAGCCCAAACTTTATACCATTGGCACACCTGATGCTCAATCACCTTTTTTAGTTACAACAAACTTTTCGTTAACATTTTTTACCGTCGTGCCTGAAGTAGAAAACTCAAAAATGCCTGCGTGGCTTCTGGTCTGTGATTCCGATGGTATGTCTGTTTTAACTGCTTGGGCTGCGGATAAGTTTAATGCTGAAATAGTTGATACCTGGATGAAAAAAACGGAAATTGCAAGTAAGGTCTCACATAAAAAAATAATCATTCCCGGATATGTCTCCGTGATGAGCGGGAAATTGGAAGATACTACCGGCTGGCAGGTTCTGGTTGGGCCTAAGGAAGCGTCAGGTATTCCAAAATATCTGAAAACTGTTTGGAAATAA
- a CDS encoding FAD-dependent oxidoreductase, translating into MIGENMVAKLDEKFFLTDAQLKNEFAKCEFCEEKPCKDKCPCDCSAADFIMAASIFSSSDIKRSAAQIMKNNPLGGVCGLVCPDRFCMAACVHKKFDSAVNIPAVQATIVKKARELGEIAEFVKPKSNGKKVAIIGSGPAGLGAASLLGTLGYKVDIYEKEKVAGGMCNLIPEYRLTKEMLQEDIKFLTSLGDINLKLNSEIENPDTLLEKTGGYDAVLVAVGLTEPIKLGIENEDLAIVGLDYLRNPKKYKFKSEANSKVAVIGGGATAADCAMIAKLNGATNVEMIALETVGEMPLTPKEMNELLENNIELTGRTKVGSILKKGNAIAGLKTIKVSLPKGVKFNLKDIKEIPDTEQTRTDISTVIVAIGAKAKLNNTDNPTVFYSGDCIQGPTTVVEAVAAGKNAALEIDAFVNNIKKPKIENKVKNTTVLKGYVHLPVSLETDFFDRKISSPFLLSAAPPSDGYEQMKKGYEAGWSGGIMKTAFDNVPIHIPGEYMHLFNNLTYGNCDNVSGHPLDRVCREVQKLVKEFPDRLTMASTGGPVTCNDENDKKGWQSNTKKLENAGVMGIEYSLSCPQGGDGTEGDIVSQNAALTAKIIDWIMEISNPEIPKLFKLTAAVTSIAVIINAIKKVFAKYPNKKAGITLANTFPTLCIRPGNKTNWEEGIIVGMSGEGVLPISYLTLANVSHLGVAVSGNGGPMNYKAACNFLALGCKTVQFCTIVMKNGYSIFDELVSGTSYLMKERGIKSMKELIGIALPKPITDFMALSPVKKISTCNTDICLSCGNCTRCSYQAISFDKDKHPVTDPEKCIGCSICVQKCLSGALSMRDRTAEEKSALKEA; encoded by the coding sequence ATGATTGGAGAAAATATGGTTGCTAAACTTGATGAAAAATTTTTTTTGACGGATGCACAGTTAAAAAATGAATTTGCTAAATGTGAATTCTGCGAGGAGAAACCTTGCAAGGATAAATGTCCCTGCGATTGCTCTGCAGCTGATTTCATTATGGCTGCCAGTATTTTTAGCAGTTCAGATATAAAACGGTCTGCGGCACAAATAATGAAAAATAATCCACTCGGTGGTGTGTGCGGGTTGGTCTGTCCTGACCGGTTCTGTATGGCTGCCTGTGTGCATAAAAAATTTGATTCTGCAGTTAATATCCCAGCAGTGCAGGCGACAATTGTAAAAAAAGCAAGAGAGTTAGGCGAAATAGCAGAATTTGTCAAGCCGAAATCAAATGGCAAAAAAGTGGCAATAATAGGTTCAGGTCCTGCTGGGTTAGGTGCTGCGTCACTACTCGGCACACTCGGTTACAAAGTTGATATCTACGAAAAAGAAAAAGTTGCTGGCGGAATGTGTAATCTTATCCCGGAATATCGGCTTACAAAAGAGATGCTTCAAGAAGATATAAAATTTCTAACATCGCTGGGTGATATAAATCTAAAATTGAATTCAGAGATAGAAAATCCGGATACATTGCTTGAAAAAACAGGTGGTTATGATGCAGTTCTCGTAGCAGTCGGGCTTACAGAACCAATCAAATTAGGTATAGAAAATGAAGACCTCGCTATTGTTGGTTTGGATTATTTAAGAAACCCAAAGAAATATAAATTTAAGAGCGAAGCGAATAGTAAAGTTGCAGTGATTGGTGGTGGTGCAACCGCAGCGGATTGTGCGATGATTGCGAAACTAAATGGTGCTACTAATGTTGAAATGATTGCATTAGAAACCGTCGGTGAAATGCCACTTACACCAAAAGAAATGAACGAACTTTTGGAAAACAATATAGAACTGACCGGCAGAACAAAAGTTGGTTCAATTCTTAAAAAAGGTAATGCTATCGCTGGCTTAAAAACAATCAAAGTATCACTACCTAAAGGTGTAAAGTTTAACCTCAAAGACATAAAAGAAATTCCTGATACCGAACAAACCCGAACGGATATATCAACAGTTATAGTAGCAATTGGTGCAAAAGCAAAATTGAATAACACGGATAATCCCACTGTCTTTTATTCAGGTGATTGTATTCAAGGACCAACAACTGTTGTAGAAGCAGTTGCTGCTGGTAAAAACGCAGCATTAGAAATTGATGCATTCGTAAATAATATTAAAAAACCAAAAATTGAGAATAAAGTAAAAAACACAACGGTGCTTAAAGGGTATGTTCATCTGCCTGTTTCACTTGAAACTGACTTTTTTGACAGAAAAATATCATCACCGTTTTTGCTTTCTGCTGCACCACCATCTGACGGTTACGAGCAGATGAAAAAAGGTTATGAAGCCGGCTGGTCTGGTGGGATAATGAAAACCGCATTTGATAATGTCCCAATCCATATCCCTGGTGAATATATGCATCTGTTTAATAATTTAACATATGGAAATTGCGATAATGTTTCAGGTCATCCGCTTGACAGGGTTTGCCGAGAAGTCCAGAAATTAGTTAAAGAATTTCCTGACCGGCTTACAATGGCTTCTACAGGCGGGCCTGTTACATGTAATGATGAAAACGATAAAAAAGGCTGGCAATCAAACACCAAAAAACTTGAAAATGCCGGTGTGATGGGAATTGAATACTCGCTTTCCTGCCCGCAGGGTGGCGATGGAACTGAAGGCGATATCGTCTCGCAGAATGCAGCATTAACTGCCAAAATTATTGACTGGATTATGGAGATAAGTAATCCTGAGATTCCGAAACTTTTCAAATTAACTGCAGCGGTTACCTCAATCGCAGTAATCATCAACGCAATAAAAAAAGTTTTTGCTAAATATCCAAATAAAAAAGCTGGTATTACACTTGCCAATACTTTCCCAACTTTGTGTATTAGACCGGGTAATAAAACAAATTGGGAAGAAGGAATTATTGTCGGGATGAGCGGTGAAGGGGTGTTACCAATAAGTTATTTAACTCTGGCAAATGTTTCACATTTAGGTGTTGCGGTTTCAGGCAATGGTGGACCTATGAATTACAAGGCAGCTTGTAACTTTCTTGCACTTGGCTGTAAAACGGTACAGTTCTGCACAATCGTAATGAAAAACGGGTACTCAATCTTTGACGAACTTGTTAGTGGGACAAGTTACCTGATGAAAGAACGCGGAATAAAATCAATGAAAGAACTAATAGGAATCGCACTGCCAAAGCCGATTACTGATTTTATGGCTCTATCACCGGTAAAAAAAATATCAACCTGTAATACAGATATATGTCTTTCCTGTGGGAACTGCACAAGATGTTCATATCAGGCAATCTCATTTGATAAAGATAAACATCCAGTAACCGACCCGGAAAAATGTATCGGTTGCAGTATCTGTGTTCAAAAATGTTTATCAGGCGCGTTGTCTATGCGAGATCGTACTGCTGAAGAAAAATCCGCATTGAAAGAAGCATAA
- a CDS encoding FAD-dependent oxidoreductase, protein MKYVIIGNSAAGVTAAEVIRSTAKKSEITIISDERFGPYCRIFTSSYIAGEITENEMLMRPRNFYDEFKIKHLLGKKVKTLFVKEKKIQIDDGKKISYDKLLIATGATPTFPDIPGIKLSGVFGLRTIEDANAIVKRIAKTKRAIIIGGGLVSCKAAYSLIKRGLKVTIVVASNRLLSQMLDNEASAIVQKKAESLGIEIKFNTDVKEIFGKESVSGVILNDGTKIICELVVVGKGVKPNIDFLKGSGVKVDRGVIVDKYLNTNIPDIFAAGDVAQGWDSLYEDNRINAMWPNAVVQGKIAGLNMAGEKISYEGGYAMNIGEFFGIPAVSFGISRPKEEGFKEVVVNTANKYKKFVLKDDKLVGYINVGDVTGSGFMNNLILSEKDVSEEKFADIKLRRYNIPIALRNQYL, encoded by the coding sequence ATGAAATATGTTATTATAGGAAACAGTGCGGCTGGCGTAACCGCTGCCGAGGTAATAAGGTCAACGGCTAAAAAAAGCGAGATTACGATTATCTCCGATGAGCGATTCGGACCTTATTGTCGCATTTTTACAAGCAGTTATATTGCAGGCGAAATAACAGAAAATGAAATGTTAATGCGACCCCGGAATTTCTATGATGAATTCAAAATCAAGCATTTACTTGGAAAAAAGGTCAAAACACTTTTTGTAAAAGAAAAAAAGATTCAAATTGATGATGGCAAAAAAATTTCTTACGATAAACTGCTAATAGCAACCGGCGCTACACCAACCTTTCCTGATATACCTGGAATAAAACTTAGCGGTGTGTTTGGTTTGAGAACTATTGAAGATGCTAATGCGATAGTTAAACGGATTGCAAAGACAAAAAGAGCAATAATTATCGGTGGTGGGCTTGTTTCTTGCAAAGCAGCTTATTCCTTAATAAAAAGAGGACTAAAAGTAACAATCGTTGTTGCTTCAAATCGGCTGCTTTCACAGATGCTTGATAACGAGGCTTCAGCAATAGTTCAAAAAAAAGCAGAATCATTAGGAATTGAAATAAAATTTAATACTGATGTAAAAGAGATTTTTGGCAAAGAATCTGTATCAGGTGTTATACTTAATGATGGTACGAAAATAATTTGCGAACTTGTAGTTGTCGGTAAAGGAGTGAAGCCCAACATTGATTTTCTTAAAGGTTCAGGTGTAAAAGTTGACCGCGGAGTAATTGTAGATAAATACCTCAATACAAACATCCCGGATATTTTTGCGGCAGGCGATGTTGCACAAGGATGGGATTCACTCTATGAAGATAACCGTATCAATGCTATGTGGCCTAATGCTGTTGTACAGGGAAAAATTGCCGGGCTAAATATGGCAGGTGAAAAAATTAGCTATGAAGGTGGATATGCGATGAATATCGGTGAATTTTTTGGTATCCCTGCGGTTTCTTTTGGTATTTCTCGTCCCAAAGAAGAAGGTTTCAAAGAGGTTGTTGTTAACACGGCAAATAAATATAAAAAATTTGTGCTTAAAGATGATAAATTAGTTGGCTATATCAATGTCGGCGATGTCACAGGCAGCGGGTTTATGAATAACTTAATTCTTTCAGAAAAAGATGTATCAGAAGAAAAATTTGCTGATATCAAACTCCGCAGATATAATATTCCCATTGCGCTAAGAAATCAGTATTTGTGA
- a CDS encoding response regulator, producing the protein MQLKNLVSKKVLVVDDDENIVELFKHILSRENLTVFVAYDGTEALLKVENLKPDIIILDLMLPKQGGFQVLKNLQQNETTKEIPVMIITGKFTDGTTYEFLKSQPNVKGFYSKPIDIANLVLDIKKVLETERRNNV; encoded by the coding sequence ATGCAGTTAAAAAATTTGGTAAGCAAAAAAGTACTTGTTGTTGATGATGATGAAAATATTGTAGAACTGTTCAAGCATATTCTTTCAAGAGAAAACCTTACTGTTTTTGTTGCTTACGATGGAACAGAAGCGCTACTGAAAGTTGAAAATCTCAAGCCCGATATAATAATTCTTGATTTGATGTTGCCCAAGCAGGGTGGATTTCAGGTGCTAAAGAATCTTCAGCAAAACGAAACTACAAAAGAAATACCGGTTATGATTATTACCGGTAAATTTACCGACGGAACAACCTACGAGTTCTTAAAGTCGCAGCCGAATGTAAAAGGTTTTTACTCCAAGCCGATAGATATAGCGAACCTTGTTTTAGACATAAAAAAAGTTTTAGAAACCGAAAGGAGGAACAATGTTTAA
- a CDS encoding LptA/OstA family protein — protein MKINKVVEWLSGYVVMCLSLIHLLTYSLIYCLYAGEQATITGDQMKILSKGEILEFIGNVKFTQQNLTISADKMKSNEKTSVISGTGNIYICYSSGTSVTYSWGDEAEYNKNNGQGILKKNVKVKRTLSQNTTDVIELKCEELEIFEFGDRFHAIQNVKISQSETEAFSKEAFYDHKTNEILLLGGPPKIVRTDADGVSEYSGDKIVLAVDKETVSIIGNVKTKIVR, from the coding sequence ATGAAGATAAATAAAGTGGTTGAGTGGTTAAGTGGTTATGTGGTTATGTGTCTTTCACTTATTCACTTACTCACTTATTCACTTATTTACTGCCTCTATGCTGGTGAACAGGCAACAATCACCGGTGACCAGATGAAGATACTATCTAAAGGCGAGATTCTTGAATTTATTGGGAATGTAAAATTTACACAGCAGAACCTTACAATCTCTGCGGATAAAATGAAATCAAACGAAAAAACAAGTGTGATTTCAGGCACCGGAAATATCTATATCTGTTATTCCAGTGGCACATCCGTTACATATTCCTGGGGTGATGAAGCAGAATATAACAAAAATAACGGACAGGGTATTTTGAAAAAGAATGTAAAAGTAAAAAGAACATTAAGCCAGAACACAACAGATGTTATTGAATTAAAATGTGAAGAATTAGAGATTTTTGAGTTCGGCGACCGGTTCCATGCAATCCAAAATGTTAAAATTTCTCAATCGGAAACAGAAGCATTCAGTAAGGAAGCATTTTACGACCATAAAACAAACGAAATTTTACTTTTAGGCGGTCCACCAAAAATAGTCAGAACTGATGCCGATGGTGTTTCAGAGTACTCCGGTGACAAAATCGTGCTTGCAGTTGACAAAGAAACAGTTTCTATTATTGGTAATGTAAAAACCAAAATCGTAAGGTAA
- the lptC gene encoding LPS export ABC transporter periplasmic protein LptC: MGQSYKVLYHRYTKIKTESEPTLKCRRISVLGSRTCSGYLVDVFFSLWLAVTVVMQFSCSRKVEKIVINDSFPDQVVKNFSIDKYELENQKWNFVADRGDIYEKRNSINTKKIKMTFYENNKKISSIITADNAGMQTKTGDIQASGNVVIFSLSRATTIFTESINYSEKTGKVLSDSPIRQEKQDVTITGIGLEANADLSDITILKNVKVIKK, translated from the coding sequence ATGGGGCAAAGTTATAAAGTATTATACCACAGATACACAAAAATAAAAACTGAATCAGAACCGACACTGAAGTGTCGTAGAATTTCAGTTCTGGGGTCCCGAACCTGTTCAGGTTATCTTGTTGACGTATTTTTTTCGCTGTGGCTCGCTGTCACTGTGGTTATGCAATTTTCGTGTAGTAGAAAAGTTGAAAAAATTGTTATAAACGATTCGTTTCCTGACCAGGTTGTAAAAAATTTTTCAATAGATAAATATGAACTTGAAAACCAAAAATGGAATTTTGTCGCTGATAGAGGTGATATATACGAAAAAAGAAATAGTATCAATACAAAAAAAATAAAAATGACTTTTTACGAAAACAATAAAAAAATATCGTCTATCATCACAGCGGATAATGCGGGAATGCAGACAAAAACAGGCGATATTCAGGCTTCCGGGAATGTTGTAATTTTTTCGTTATCAAGAGCGACAACAATTTTTACAGAATCAATAAACTATTCTGAAAAAACTGGCAAGGTCTTATCTGATAGCCCTATCCGTCAGGAAAAACAGGATGTGACGATTACAGGTATCGGTTTAGAAGCGAATGCTGACCTATCAGATATAACAATTTTAAAAAATGTCAAAGTAATAAAAAAATGA
- a CDS encoding HAD hydrolase family protein gives MKIKKAILNKAKKIKLIATDVDGVLTDGKIIILNNGEEIKFWDTYDRFAFTLLKKFAKNIKLAWITGRQTQQVENRAKEVGIHYLYQKCMDKISAINEILKKENLTIDEIAFIGDDLVDLSVILQSGFSACPENAPPEVKSRVDYVTNAESGKGVFREVVELIFQAQGIWGKVIKYYTTDTQK, from the coding sequence ATGAAAATTAAAAAAGCAATTCTAAATAAAGCAAAAAAAATAAAATTGATTGCTACAGATGTAGATGGTGTTTTAACTGACGGCAAAATCATTATATTAAACAACGGTGAAGAGATAAAATTCTGGGATACATACGACAGGTTTGCATTTACGCTATTAAAAAAATTTGCTAAAAATATCAAACTCGCCTGGATTACAGGTCGGCAAACACAGCAGGTTGAAAACAGGGCAAAAGAGGTCGGTATTCATTATCTGTATCAGAAATGTATGGATAAAATTTCAGCAATAAACGAGATATTAAAAAAAGAAAATCTAACAATAGATGAAATTGCGTTTATCGGCGATGATTTGGTTGACTTATCTGTAATTTTACAATCTGGTTTTTCTGCATGTCCTGAAAATGCGCCACCGGAAGTAAAAAGCCGGGTTGATTATGTAACAAATGCTGAAAGTGGCAAGGGTGTTTTCAGAGAGGTTGTTGAACTGATTTTTCAGGCACAGGGCATATGGGGCAAAGTTATAAAGTATTATACCACAGATACACAAAAATAA
- a CDS encoding zinc ribbon domain-containing protein, which translates to MRCSNCDAEVREGSRYCGNCGMNFVLTTVAWLLRRTLAGAIAGLIGWILCARLFNFVNLEISETVNVILRIIVSSIFIGIVVGVLEKSTGKIISGILGGLIGGFIGGIIAIFILKNDVPMWLFIPEKSSNLEFSLYTTASSVAWLISGAFIGLFTAQRRKRISAFIGGALGGAIGGAVGWELFLRLRYEATTTGMLVTSDAFSGAITAGIIFLFLGMAERFTPGVDEKIAEEETVMICAICNKETPVSGYCINCGNILKAPQIASPRRYGALYRISNVFRFLARFVLIIGLITALGYFVILLAKSIFSSLLAMIGISVGSYMVFITFNAIAETILLFLDIEKNTRKAG; encoded by the coding sequence ATGCGATGTTCAAATTGTGATGCAGAAGTAAGAGAAGGTTCAAGATACTGTGGAAATTGTGGGATGAATTTTGTGCTTACCACAGTAGCGTGGCTTTTAAGAAGAACACTTGCAGGCGCAATTGCGGGCTTAATTGGCTGGATTCTTTGTGCGCGGCTTTTTAATTTTGTCAATTTAGAAATTTCAGAAACCGTCAATGTCATATTAAGAATTATCGTCTCGTCAATATTTATTGGGATTGTTGTTGGCGTATTGGAGAAATCTACTGGCAAAATAATTTCAGGAATTTTGGGCGGGCTTATTGGTGGATTTATAGGCGGAATTATTGCGATATTTATTTTGAAAAACGATGTTCCTATGTGGTTGTTTATACCGGAAAAATCAAGTAATTTAGAGTTTTCGTTATACACTACTGCCAGTAGCGTTGCCTGGTTAATATCAGGTGCGTTTATAGGGCTTTTTACCGCTCAGCGCCGAAAACGGATTTCAGCATTTATCGGCGGTGCGTTAGGTGGTGCGATTGGCGGTGCGGTTGGTTGGGAATTATTTTTGCGGTTAAGATACGAGGCGACTACAACAGGTATGCTGGTAACTTCTGATGCTTTTTCTGGCGCGATTACCGCAGGAATTATATTTTTGTTTTTAGGAATGGCAGAACGGTTCACGCCCGGTGTTGATGAAAAAATTGCTGAAGAAGAAACAGTAATGATATGTGCAATCTGTAACAAAGAGACGCCTGTTAGCGGGTATTGTATCAACTGCGGGAATATTCTGAAAGCACCTCAAATCGCCAGTCCGAGACGCTATGGAGCGCTTTACCGGATCTCAAATGTTTTCCGATTCCTTGCTCGGTTCGTTTTGATTATCGGGCTGATTACAGCGCTTGGTTATTTTGTTATACTGCTTGCTAAAAGTATTTTTAGTTCGCTATTAGCAATGATTGGTATATCTGTGGGCTCGTATATGGTCTTTATTACATTTAATGCAATTGCCGAAACAATTTTATTGTTTTTAGATATAGAAAAAAACACGAGAAAGGCAGGTTAA
- the kdsA gene encoding 3-deoxy-8-phosphooctulonate synthase, protein MLREIKISNIKVGGEGGNPVVLIAGPCVIETEKSTADIAEKLKEITQNLKIPFIFKASYDKANRTSIKSFRGPGLKKGLKILAKVKQKYNIPILVDVHCTHDVRFVAEVADIIQIPAYLCRQTDLIVTAAKTNKTINIKKAQFLAPADMKNVIEKIESTGNRKILLTERGTCFGYNNLVVDFRSVVILKKFGYPVVFDATHSVQLPGGLGDRTGGQKEFILPLSKAAIAVGVDALFLEVHPVPEKALSDGPNSIKLSELKNFLYEVLK, encoded by the coding sequence ATTCTTAGAGAAATTAAAATCAGTAATATAAAAGTTGGTGGTGAGGGTGGGAATCCTGTCGTTTTGATTGCAGGTCCCTGCGTGATTGAAACCGAAAAAAGTACCGCAGATATCGCAGAAAAATTAAAAGAGATTACGCAGAATCTAAAAATTCCATTTATTTTTAAGGCATCATATGATAAAGCAAACCGAACATCAATAAAATCATTCAGAGGTCCCGGGCTTAAAAAAGGGCTTAAGATTCTGGCAAAGGTTAAGCAAAAGTATAATATCCCAATTTTGGTTGATGTTCACTGCACTCACGATGTCCGGTTTGTAGCGGAAGTTGCGGATATAATTCAAATCCCTGCATATTTATGTCGGCAGACAGATTTGATAGTTACCGCCGCAAAAACCAATAAGACGATAAATATAAAGAAAGCACAATTTCTTGCACCAGCCGATATGAAAAATGTGATAGAAAAAATTGAATCTACCGGTAATAGAAAAATTTTGTTAACAGAACGTGGTACCTGTTTCGGTTACAACAATCTTGTAGTTGATTTCCGGTCTGTTGTGATACTGAAAAAGTTTGGTTATCCGGTTGTGTTTGATGCTACGCACAGTGTTCAACTTCCAGGCGGGCTTGGTGATAGAACCGGTGGACAGAAAGAATTTATTCTGCCATTATCAAAAGCGGCTATTGCCGTTGGCGTAGATGCACTTTTTTTAGAAGTCCATCCTGTGCCCGAAAAAGCACTTTCCGACGGCCCCAACTCAATAAAACTATCCGAATTGAAAAATTTTTTGTATGAGGTGCTGAAATGA
- a CDS encoding tetratricopeptide repeat protein translates to MKKLQIFLLFLICNLQSAICNHLYAVSETEIFSTGCEFYKKSNYEKALEQFLIIEKSYPSTNLFYNLGNTYFRLGRIGLAMVYYEKARKISPADDDVNYNIKFIAQLIKDPDYEQSLISRFNINRLRLLFAISLFSFVVVISIKFVYPFKKMFWLVVVSVLFFGFFSALYLIKYRQQARQEAVVINTAEVRSGPDTNFKVNFTVPEGKKVILLGTSGEGGEWLEIGVKSLGVRGWVEKKYIEII, encoded by the coding sequence ATGAAAAAATTACAAATTTTTTTGTTGTTTTTAATCTGCAATCTGCAATCTGCAATCTGCAATCACCTCTATGCTGTTTCAGAAACTGAAATTTTTTCTACCGGCTGCGAGTTTTACAAAAAGAGCAACTATGAAAAAGCACTTGAACAGTTTTTAATAATTGAAAAATCGTATCCGTCTACAAACCTTTTTTATAATCTTGGCAACACCTATTTCCGACTGGGTAGAATTGGTTTAGCAATGGTCTATTATGAAAAAGCAAGAAAAATTTCGCCAGCGGATGACGATGTTAATTATAACATAAAGTTTATTGCACAACTGATAAAAGACCCGGATTACGAGCAATCACTGATTTCAAGGTTTAATATAAACAGGTTAAGATTATTATTTGCGATTTCGTTGTTTAGTTTTGTAGTTGTTATTTCTATAAAATTTGTTTATCCGTTTAAAAAAATGTTTTGGCTGGTTGTTGTATCAGTTTTATTTTTTGGTTTCTTTTCAGCACTCTATTTGATAAAATACCGTCAACAAGCCCGGCAGGAAGCAGTTGTTATCAATACCGCTGAGGTTAGGTCAGGACCTGATACTAATTTCAAGGTTAACTTTACCGTGCCGGAAGGTAAAAAGGTGATACTGTTAGGAACATCAGGCGAGGGGGGCGAGTGGTTAGAGATAGGCGTAAAATCACTCGGTGTTCGTGGCTGGGTAGAAAAAAAATATATTGAAATAATTTGA